In the Armatimonas rosea genome, one interval contains:
- a CDS encoding RNA polymerase sigma factor — MKSEEARWIAGLRRGDAAAFAWLLDTFGGRVHGLARRYARCDADADDLTQEIFVALHASLPKFRGEAALSTFIYRVAMNHCLKHRARQKPESVPYDDLPLAASETDAPERAAARKELARTLETALGTLTEEHRQIVVLHELHGLTYSECATALGVPVGTVKSRLFHAFRKLRVQLEGYVRA, encoded by the coding sequence ATGAAATCGGAGGAGGCCCGCTGGATCGCGGGACTGCGTCGTGGCGATGCAGCGGCGTTTGCTTGGCTCCTGGACACGTTCGGAGGACGAGTCCATGGGCTTGCACGTCGCTACGCCCGCTGTGACGCCGACGCCGACGACCTCACCCAGGAGATCTTTGTGGCGCTGCATGCCAGCCTGCCCAAGTTCCGGGGAGAGGCCGCCCTCTCGACCTTCATCTACCGGGTTGCCATGAACCACTGCCTGAAACACCGTGCCCGTCAGAAACCGGAGAGCGTCCCCTACGACGACCTCCCGCTGGCCGCCTCCGAGACCGATGCCCCCGAGCGTGCCGCTGCCCGTAAAGAGCTGGCGCGGACTTTGGAGACGGCCCTGGGCACGCTTACCGAAGAGCACCGCCAGATTGTCGTGCTGCACGAGCTCCACGGCCTCACCTACAGCGAGTGCGCCACCGCGCTGGGGGTGCCCGTGGGGACCGTCAAGTCGCGGCTCTTTCATGCGTTTCGCAAGCTCCGCGTCCAGCTGGAGGGCTACGTCCGTGCCTGA